GAGACTTCGGTAAATTACTGATCCTGTCCGCTTCTTCTGGTTTCTGGCGTTTTGAGGTTGATTCAGCCGAGCAAACCATTCGGCCTTTGTTGAGGCAATAAGCTTTGGAAGGAGGAGTGGTGGGTTCGGACTCTATCAATTGAAACCGTCGGAAGTGggaaagtctttttttttctaagaaaccACCGGAAGTAGGAAAGTACATTAGTTTAAACTACCTAGAGCATCCACAATAGCCatagtattactatttttttttttttatgcgaATTGTATTCATTAATACTTAAAATGCATGTTGTAGCAGTGGTGccataactaaaaaataataatttatactattatttaagtaaCTACTCTTATTTAGACTGGATTTTTTTgtccaaaatacccttatttctttatgtttaagtagagacataACTAAAggataataaagtaaaaatacatctttaactctcactaaaatattgcctacaaaatagaattaCTCTCCTACTAACCCACTTATTCAGGaacaaattttatgtttaaatttttctctttctttatttttttaattggccgaaatatttcttcttctttttaaactcacattaaaaagtttttttttttttttaattttagaaacccatgttaaaaagttacttttttttggtaaaatttaataatCTGCATcgattataatttgggattactacattttccaatcgtAAAAAAATCTAGAGATGCGATGAGTGTTATGTGTTTGTaccaaatattaaatttaataattgatgcaaattattaaattttacccaaaaattaGAAAGGCCTCTAAGTATgcatgcttagaggctagtattttattaaacttctctctcttcactcattaaaaaaatattttctcttttctttctatctctctcttcaatCCATCAAATGGTCCAAACAAGCTCTGTGGAAAATgtgcttctctctcttctcttttctttctctctctttctctctctcaaccacctgatctcttcctctccatcaAACTCATACGATATCCTGGACCTTGATCACCTCAACATAGCAGATATGAGTTTGTGTTCGGGCGTACAGGTCGGGTCATCCAGCCAAATTGTGTCAGTTTCGATGAAATCAGAGAGACCCAGAAAGTTAAAGAGTGAGAAAATGAGGTTTCTGATGAAACCCATAAGGGAAAGTGCTTGGAGAAAGAGGTTTGGGAAGAAAACCTCGAAGCTCGCCGACCCACCCCTTCCGCCAACACCATCCTCCTCACCAAAGCCTAgctttgtgattggtgattttttattttgtttgtgattggtgattttgtttggtctgGGTTGAGGAAAAAGATTGGGGATTTgggttggtggttttttttttttttttccctactatggactgttggtggtggtggttgtgggtgtggttGTGGCTAATGGtggaggtggttgtggttggttaCTGAAGTTTGATGtggatgtttttattattattctaatgagttatttgtattattttaatcaaatagctaaaaatataGATCCATTGATGTTGGGTATGAcgagataaaataaataaaatgactaTTGTAGgtgccaaatagctaaatttGTAGTTctactgctgtggatgctcttaatacattgtcacttaaaaaaaatacaaataaaccTATCATctatagtttaaacttttattttttttaaaaaaaaaaattatagtttaaagtttaaataaatggcattacttttttaaataaagtaaaggatacttgtcaaaaaaataaaaaaagtaaacggtaaaataaagaaatttatgTATTACTTTTAGAAATAATACTTTATTTTGGAACATTCAAAAATAGAATAGAGGGCTAACAATTTCGTTCGAAGGAAGTAGTGAATAACTCATGTAATTGAAATAAGTGGAATTAGTCCACTTTTATGAATAGCTAATAAAACCAATAATTCTAATTATCTtagaaaaattatcttatgaaaCACTCTCTCACATTATGGGTATAGTCTCACACTTGTGGACCTGTGGTTCTCatgagatttttattattatttttattgagatACCTTCTTCATTTTCTCAACCATAATTAAGTTTTCAACATATAAATCTTTAGTTAGTTTAACTACTTAAGCCGGATGAAAGGAAACTTTTTGCTAGGCCCATAGCTAAAAAACATACCTTCTTACAATTAAAGGGTTCCTCTGTAAGGTTTGTCTACAAAGAGTGTGTCACAGCCTAAGATTAAGCCAAAAGGCATAGTCAATGCTCAATGGATCCCTCCCTTAATACCCATGTCAGAATTGACTGCataccaatttatttttcaattttttaagtaattcaagctataatttatatattgagaaaatatatatatatatatatatatatatacagtgaTAAAATGAATTGATATTTCTTtaataaacattaaaattttataaaatattttcttctttaagatatagtttggaaacaacttatttgcatagtttttataatatatatatatatatatacatatatgtaaaaattttggtaatttttatgttaaatgtataacaaaaaaaaaaaaaaaaactaaaaattaacttattttaagcaaaaacaaaaaaccatacACAACTATcctatatatattacaattccACGAATCATTAATAAAGCATTTTTTCCCCTCTTAAGAAACATTTTGTTAGGTAGTGCCCTAAAAACATTACTTAAGCGTCGGGgtgcattttaaaatattttgtaagaaaGTATCTTATGGTCCCtatatatttaagaaattgacttcaattatattatatgtcATTAGAACAAGAAACAacagaatttaaaattaaaataattaaaaatttgtacCTGTTGTTTGAGTTATTATACAATATAATTGTCTTTTGCTAGACTTCTGTTTCGATCATTTCTAATACAACTAAATTTGAGTAAGAATCATATATGTCATAAACAGATCAAATATTGAGACATCTTATTGTGGCAACTTatgaaattagaatttaatatGTCACCAacataaaagagaagaaaaattataagaaatgaGTGCCCCTATATCATCAAAGGTTCTCCTTGTCAATTATTATAAAGAACAACATTGAGCTTTTAAGGCCTCCTATTTAATTCAATTGCCTCCAACAAGATATAGTTATGATGAACCTTGTTAATTCACAGTGATGAAGGCAAACGATGGACATCCACATAGCCAGATAACACTGTCTGGTTTCGTTCTTTCACCTTTGCCTGATATATAACCCTGCAGATTCcaacaaaaatctcatttcCCCAAGCATTTAGAAAGAACACTCATAAAACTTTGAATCGAATATGCGCTGTGGTTAAccacaaaatgaaaagaaatataaGAAGAAACTTCATCTAAAGAATGCCACAAAAAAGGTCTCTACCTTGAGTCATCAAGCCACATTTCAGTGATCAAAGTTTCACCCGGGTACACATGTAAAAGGAAGCGTCCTGTTATGCTTTTAATCAAGTTTGGGTCTCCTCTGCAGATACATTTAATGATTGCCCTAACTGCAAATCCAAGCGTGCACAACCCGTGCAAAATTGGCCGAGAGAATCTTTGACAATGTGTTAGAACAAAGTTAGATAAACATAAAACTTTAGGTTGCATCTGGATATCCCATGACAGCAAAATCAAGTCCAGGTCATTGAATGCATCCAAATGCTCAATATATGGTGAACCTAGATAGAAATCATTTCATAAATGATAAATCCTAAGAAAAACCCTGATATGTACAACAGAATCTGGCTCATATTGAGCAATCAATTATATTTGATTCAGAAGCTATGTGAACTCAAAATTCCTCCCATCACATTCTTATTGCACAGGAAGAGCAAAAATGTTGGGAGTTGAACAACCAAAGATGAACTAGTGCTTTCAAGagttgacataatgcttgattATATCATTGAATATTGAGATCCAGCTACATATTTTGGCCAATAAATATGACTTGAGATAAATTTAGTCAGTATCTTTTCATACTGATTATCTAAGTAGATGATTGTACTCCAAAATATCATCTAAATATGGTTTAGGATCTTAAATCACAGTTATTCAAAGTTCAATCACAGACAAAAGTCACAAGTTCACAACCACATCAACCAGTTTCAGATTGAAAGCAAAAGCTAGATAATAGTTCAGTTATAGAATTAAAGGAAGTACCAACCCTGCAATTTTGGCAACCATAGGATCTGAATGCAAAGGATTATAGTCACCAGATAGCCTATACAACAACGCCTGCAGAAGAACATgtcattaatatttaaatatctcTCGCTCTTTCCATGTTCCATGGTTCCAAAAATATGGATTTCCATCATCTGTTTTGTTATAGGTATGAAGTTACATAATTATAGCATATAAACTAAAACACAACAGTggcttaaaataaatataattagcCATTTTGTAATTTCAGTTCCAGCAACTATGAAATTAATGCTACATGCCTGAGATGGTTGGGTAGAATCCTCAAACACTGCAAAAGGATgagtttttggaattttcacaGCTGAGGCCTTGTCAGTTTGATAGTTCGAGTAGGAATATGGCTGAGATGATTTTGAAAAGCCACCAGCACCTCGCAGAAAGACAGTTGTTCTGCAAAGTGATATACCATGTCATTTACAAGGAGAgttaattaaatgtttaaaagaGTCCTTACCGGTTCATGCACAATAATTCACCAGTCTCTTTCTCATAGCTCTTTGTTTCAAACTCAATGATAGCTGCCTTTCCTGAAAACagaattaaacatgaaaaaaagcTTAGATCACTGCTTATGATACCACTGATATTGTCTtcaacaaaaatcaagaaaccacaaaaaaaaaaccagagatTAAGTTTACCTATCAAAGATGTGAATTTCAAGAGAAAAATTAATCTATCAAAGAAAGATGAAGTTTTGACCCTTACTAGACTGTTTTATATTGCTCATTAACACAATGGGAGCATTTTTTAGATAATCAACTACTTAGTTTTACAAATGACCGAGTTGTACACATATTACCTCAAGTTGGGGTTCCTTGTGtgcgcgtgtgtgtgtgtgccaCACCAAGTTGTTAAATAGTAACGTTTCTGGTAATAATACAAACCTTTATCATGCAATCCTGCAAGACTGACCTTATTATGTATCTgcatcaacaatataataacattaaatttaatatattttaaagataATAAGTGGCACAGAAAtgacaagaaaaagaaacccaagatgattttataatttatagcAGAGCAAttgctttaaaaataaagaagaagaaaaagattaagAAGAGAGGCTACCAACTTAGTatgcttattttttataaatatcaaCTTAGTATGCCATGTATGCTCAATAGGAAAGAAAGGTTTGATTTCCATCAATTACTGTATTATATTATGTTGTGTACTCCTTGGGGAAAGGAAAGAGAGGTGGGAGGGAGAGACAAGACTCTAACCCTATTTAGACCAGATGTTCCAAAATGGTGGTAAGACCAACATTAAAGAAATTCTAGACTCATTCACATGAAACTGAGGACAAGGAAGCTGAAAGTATTATGCATTTGGGCAAATCATGAAGTATCATTAATAGGTTCTAGTCAGAAGTCTTACACAAGCACTTGAAGGAAATGGCCGATATAATTCTATGTATTGTTGCCCATGCAACAGAAGACGTCGATCATATCTGGTAGAAAGAAACCAGAAATGCCCATTAGTTATCCCTGCATATGCTGAAAACACTAAAATCCATACAAGGGAGATTACAATCCAGAAAAGCAGTATAAATTCACACCTAGAGTAAGATTTTGGAGATGGGATAGAATACTAaatcattcaaaataaaatttacatataaatatgtaaagaaaCCCTTAGCCTTTCTCTGATCTGATTGGTACTTACTCTAACCCTGGCAAATTGAAACCATTTGGCAATGATGCAAGTGAAAATAGAGCAGCAAATGTTGGCAAGACCtataaaaagtatataaatatatatataagaagcaTGCACAAACATAAAATTCCATTACTTAGAAACCAAATCCATTTATGATAAAGACATGAATATCACCCTTTTCTAAtgtcaaacaaaacaaaataataataataacatccATAAATATAACAGGCAAACAATACCGAAGCactttttatttcaataataattgCCTGGAATTTAACGATACCTGCAGAGATTGTTCTCCATTTGCATGGTAAACATATTTAAGCTCGTCATCATCCACAGCATCCCGTGCGCATGCTCCAACACCCAATGCATAGAGCACTGAATCTCTGCTTTCAAAGAGATAAACTGTTAATATCATATGCTATTAAGTGCATATACATCTTCAGTCCCACAAACTACAATTCGAAGCAAGTAAAACATCACAAACACTCTGTAACAGTTAAAACTTCACCTTGCGGTATAGGTGTACGTCGTCTGCAGTCCGTCCCCCACATgtgcaacaaaataaaataaatattaaataaataaactccaAAACAAagcttgaaaacaaaattaattccAAAAATGTTTAGTccaagctttttttttcttttct
This DNA window, taken from Quercus robur chromosome 2, dhQueRobu3.1, whole genome shotgun sequence, encodes the following:
- the LOC126712519 gene encoding enoyl-CoA hydratase 2, peroxisomal translates to MAESSGFDPQLALSHKFPETTYTYTARDSVLYALGVGACARDAVDDDELKYVYHANGEQSLQVLPTFAALFSLASLPNGFNLPGLEYDRRLLLHGQQYIELYRPFPSSACIHNKVSLAGLHDKGKAAIIEFETKSYEKETGELLCMNRTTVFLRGAGGFSKSSQPYSYSNYQTDKASAVKIPKTHPFAVFEDSTQPSQALLYRLSGDYNPLHSDPMVAKIAGFSRPILHGLCTLGFAVRAIIKCICRGDPNLIKSITGRFLLHVYPGETLITEMWLDDSRVIYQAKVKERNQTVLSGYVDVHRLPSSL